In a genomic window of Halostella litorea:
- a CDS encoding thiamine ABC transporter substrate-binding protein yields MRRRTFLTATAGVAGTALAGCITQTDDGNGGDDGDDVETLTTPESFEGELTVATYSAFVDSPSSSPGQWVKERFEEEFPDVTLNWKVAENGVNEYVQRAGRDASIDADVYLGLNVDDLVVADRELDDSLFMSSDVYELENGGAVKDDLRFDPQSRAIPYDTGYIALVYDENEVDEPTSLDDLTADPYDGTLLAQNAQDSDPGRAFMLWTVDGYGEDGYLDYWRDLVDNDVRISSSWSDSYDAYSQGERPMVVSYSTDQVYANRYDQDMSRHQVAFPNGQGYANPEGMAVFEASDSPALGFEFLDFVLSPAVQGEIAVRNVQLPATDHADLDSEFDEYALEPDETVMFDYETLSGSLDGWVSEWAREIAGN; encoded by the coding sequence ATGAGACGGCGAACCTTCCTGACGGCGACCGCCGGCGTCGCCGGCACGGCGCTCGCAGGGTGCATAACGCAGACCGACGACGGCAACGGCGGCGACGACGGGGACGACGTGGAGACGCTGACCACCCCGGAGAGCTTCGAGGGGGAACTCACCGTCGCCACCTACAGCGCGTTCGTGGACTCGCCCAGCAGCAGCCCCGGCCAGTGGGTGAAAGAGCGGTTCGAGGAGGAGTTCCCGGACGTGACCCTGAACTGGAAGGTCGCGGAGAACGGCGTCAACGAGTACGTCCAGCGGGCGGGCCGGGACGCGAGCATCGACGCCGACGTCTACCTCGGGCTGAACGTCGACGACCTCGTCGTCGCCGACCGGGAACTCGACGACTCGCTGTTCATGAGCAGCGACGTGTACGAACTGGAGAACGGAGGCGCCGTGAAGGACGACCTCCGGTTCGACCCGCAGTCGCGGGCGATCCCGTACGACACCGGCTACATCGCGCTCGTGTACGACGAGAACGAGGTCGACGAGCCGACGAGCCTGGACGACCTGACGGCCGACCCCTACGATGGCACGTTGCTGGCCCAGAACGCCCAGGACAGCGACCCCGGCCGGGCGTTCATGCTGTGGACCGTCGACGGATACGGCGAGGACGGCTACCTCGACTACTGGCGGGACCTGGTCGACAACGACGTGCGGATCTCCAGCTCGTGGAGCGACTCCTACGACGCGTACAGCCAGGGCGAGCGCCCGATGGTGGTCTCCTACTCCACCGACCAGGTGTACGCCAACCGCTACGACCAGGACATGAGCCGCCACCAGGTCGCGTTCCCGAACGGACAGGGGTACGCCAACCCGGAGGGGATGGCCGTGTTCGAGGCCTCGGACTCGCCGGCGCTTGGCTTCGAGTTCCTCGATTTCGTCCTCTCGCCGGCGGTGCAGGGCGAGATCGCCGTCCGCAACGTCCAGCTGCCCGCGACCGACCACGCCGACCTCGACTCGGAGTTCGACGAGTACGCGCTCGAACCCGACGAGACGGTGATGTTCGACTACGAGACGCTGTCGGGCAGCCTCGACGGCTGGGTCAGCGAGTGGGCCCGGGAGATCGCCGGGAACTAA
- a CDS encoding AI-2E family transporter — translation MSRSRRYVLSGVVAALALVAAFILRDVLATVFFAVTVAAVFAPVYRRLVARGVPAWWASVATSALAFLSALAVFTPLVGVLYRRRDQLLDLFRSLPSAVEIEFLGYSRVIEAGEARSIVAGYLGDIAVDVAAATPVLGIKFALFAFVVFGFLLGSDRAYRAAVGTVPVEYRGVVEALHERARSTLFAIYVLQAATALGTFAVALVLFLALGYSGAVTLAVVAGVLQFLPIVGPSVLLGVLVAYELLAGNVAMAALVGVAGAVFVGYLPDVVIRSRLARRSADMPSTLYFIGFTGGLLTLGPIGIIAGPLAVALLVEGVELLSAETGGYRQSTLTEDGGTDAEGPDDADETDGPASDDDPPAAPSDSPAPPGPGDAPSDAE, via the coding sequence GTGTCACGCAGTCGTCGGTACGTGCTCTCGGGGGTCGTCGCCGCGCTCGCGCTCGTCGCGGCGTTCATCCTCCGGGACGTGCTCGCAACGGTGTTTTTCGCGGTCACGGTGGCGGCGGTCTTCGCGCCGGTGTACCGCCGGCTGGTCGCCCGCGGCGTCCCGGCGTGGTGGGCGAGCGTCGCCACGTCCGCGCTCGCCTTCCTCTCGGCGCTGGCCGTGTTCACGCCGCTGGTCGGCGTGCTGTACCGCCGCCGCGACCAGTTGCTCGACCTGTTCCGCAGCCTGCCCTCCGCGGTCGAGATCGAGTTCCTCGGTTACAGCCGGGTCATCGAAGCGGGCGAGGCGCGGTCGATCGTCGCGGGGTATCTGGGGGACATCGCGGTCGACGTCGCCGCCGCGACGCCGGTGCTCGGGATCAAGTTCGCGCTGTTTGCGTTCGTCGTGTTCGGCTTCCTGCTGGGGAGCGACCGCGCCTACCGCGCGGCCGTCGGGACCGTTCCCGTCGAGTACCGCGGCGTCGTCGAGGCGCTCCACGAGCGCGCCCGGTCGACGCTGTTCGCCATCTACGTGCTCCAGGCCGCGACCGCGCTGGGCACGTTCGCCGTCGCGCTCGTGCTGTTCCTGGCGCTTGGCTACTCCGGCGCGGTGACGCTCGCGGTCGTCGCGGGCGTGCTCCAGTTCCTCCCCATCGTCGGGCCGAGCGTCCTGCTCGGCGTGCTCGTGGCGTACGAACTGCTCGCCGGAAACGTCGCGATGGCGGCGCTGGTCGGCGTCGCCGGGGCGGTGTTCGTCGGCTACCTCCCCGACGTTGTCATCCGGTCGCGGCTCGCGCGCCGGAGCGCCGACATGCCGAGCACGCTGTATTTCATCGGCTTCACCGGCGGCCTGCTCACCCTCGGCCCGATCGGGATCATCGCCGGCCCGCTCGCGGTGGCCCTGCTCGTCGAGGGGGTCGAACTGCTGTCGGCGGAGACGGGCGGCTACCGGCAGTCGACGCTCACGGAGGACGGGGGGACGGATGCCGAGGGACCGGACGATGCCGACGAAACGGACGGACCGGCGTCGGACGACGACCCGCCCGCCGCGCCGTCCGACTCCCCCGCCCCGCCGGGGCCGGGCGACGCCCCGAGCGACGCGGAGTGA
- a CDS encoding MATE family efflux transporter yields the protein MRRVPNPVRLVVLWIGLALARAGLISGERARRTTELAWPRILTGIARMSKNAVDVAMVGLAVGPLAIAGVGFATPYWGIAFSLGGGFAGGTIALVSQRYGADAHGELGQAIRTSVALVLAVTVPVAVAFYLFPADLIGVMSDDARTIRLGADYLRVLAFGVPFAGLNLVGSRIYIGMDDAYTPMLVRAGGAVANVVGNAVLIFGLGMGVVGAALGTVAANVLVTTAFAVGLAAGRLPGTGDLGVSVRFAGRYVDRGVLRDLFDIGLPVVGRNLVWTVAKFPMLAIVGLFGPTVVAGYVIARRIWGIMNTPGWGFGLAASSLVGQELGGEDERAAEAYARDVIRFSVATYAVAAVAIGLFARPIAIAFVGDAGDPSVPVATAFVYAACVASIPQAVKGATAGPLDASGDTRWPFYSQAVGMFAVALPLAYLGATTALGIAGLYLSFVAETAVPAAINYRRFATGKWKAISREFRPDAVPADD from the coding sequence GTGCGACGCGTTCCGAACCCCGTCCGGCTGGTCGTCCTCTGGATCGGCCTCGCGCTCGCCCGCGCCGGCCTGATCTCCGGCGAGCGGGCGCGCCGGACGACGGAGTTGGCCTGGCCGCGGATCCTCACCGGGATCGCGCGGATGTCGAAAAACGCCGTCGACGTGGCGATGGTGGGGCTGGCGGTCGGCCCGCTCGCCATCGCCGGCGTCGGCTTCGCCACGCCGTACTGGGGGATCGCGTTCTCGCTCGGCGGCGGGTTCGCCGGCGGCACCATCGCGCTGGTCTCCCAGCGCTACGGGGCCGACGCCCACGGCGAACTGGGGCAGGCGATCCGCACCTCCGTGGCGCTCGTCCTCGCGGTGACCGTCCCCGTCGCCGTCGCCTTCTACCTGTTTCCCGCCGACCTCATCGGGGTGATGTCCGACGACGCGCGGACGATCCGCCTCGGCGCGGACTACCTGCGCGTGCTCGCGTTCGGCGTGCCCTTCGCGGGGCTCAACCTCGTCGGCAGCCGGATCTACATCGGGATGGACGACGCGTACACGCCGATGCTGGTCCGGGCGGGCGGCGCGGTCGCCAACGTCGTCGGCAACGCCGTCCTGATCTTCGGACTGGGGATGGGGGTCGTCGGCGCGGCGCTGGGGACGGTCGCCGCCAACGTCCTCGTCACGACGGCGTTCGCCGTCGGGCTGGCGGCCGGGCGGCTCCCCGGCACGGGCGACCTGGGCGTCAGCGTGCGGTTCGCCGGGCGGTACGTCGACCGGGGCGTCCTCCGCGACCTCTTCGACATCGGGCTCCCGGTCGTCGGCCGGAACCTCGTGTGGACCGTCGCGAAGTTCCCGATGCTCGCCATCGTGGGCCTGTTCGGCCCGACGGTCGTGGCCGGCTACGTCATCGCCCGCCGCATCTGGGGGATCATGAACACGCCGGGGTGGGGCTTCGGGCTGGCCGCCTCCAGCCTCGTCGGGCAGGAACTCGGCGGCGAGGACGAGCGCGCCGCCGAGGCGTACGCCCGCGACGTGATCCGCTTCTCGGTGGCGACGTACGCCGTCGCCGCGGTCGCGATCGGCCTGTTCGCACGGCCCATCGCCATCGCGTTCGTCGGCGACGCCGGCGACCCGTCCGTGCCGGTGGCGACGGCGTTCGTGTACGCCGCCTGCGTCGCCTCGATCCCGCAGGCGGTGAAGGGCGCGACCGCGGGGCCGCTTGACGCCAGCGGCGACACGCGCTGGCCGTTCTACAGCCAGGCGGTCGGGATGTTCGCCGTCGCGCTCCCGCTTGCCTACCTCGGCGCGACGACGGCGCTCGGGATCGCCGGGCTGTACCTCTCGTTCGTCGCGGAGACGGCCGTCCCGGCGGCGATCAACTACCGGCGGTTCGCCACGGGGAAGTGGAAGGCGATCAGCCGGGAGTTCCGGCCGGACGCCGTGCCCGCCGACGACTGA
- a CDS encoding spermidine synthase — MESTSGRVPAAPSKPETAVFVSGVASMGLEILAGRVVAPQFGSSIYTWGSIIGVFLAALSLGYHVGGKRAATEATNERLAVLLAGTAGYVAVLIFAGDLLLASAAAFPLPARYASLPAIVLLFGPPTYLLGFISPYGAELTRADGIGAASGHVYAVGTVGSLVGAFGTTYFLIPSLSVDLIGLAFGASLVVTAAWLLFPSPERRPAAAVAVVTLLLVAAVLAPAVGYSVRGEVVYQTQTPYQELEVIDSGDTRTLYLDGQRHSAMDKDAPTRHVFEYTRYFHVPMLVADDVDRVLFVGGGGFTGPKRFVEEYNATVDVAEIDPEVIDVAREYFRVPETDQLNVYNEGGRQYLQETEKTYDLIVLDAYKRDKVPFQLTTVEFMQLANDRLDEDGVLLANVISARNGPASKFYRAEYKTMERAFPQVYAFPTAGAASVQNIELMATKRDGQLTEAELRERNEERDVGLDLSDEIANFERSAETDGVPVLRDDRAPVDSLLEPMAGQRYVVEETGDGDDNESEALAPPPLRADAARGPAVAG; from the coding sequence ATGGAAAGCACGTCAGGCCGTGTCCCCGCCGCGCCGTCGAAGCCGGAGACGGCGGTGTTCGTCTCCGGCGTCGCCAGCATGGGGCTGGAGATACTCGCGGGGCGGGTCGTGGCCCCGCAGTTCGGGAGCAGCATCTACACCTGGGGGAGCATCATCGGCGTGTTCCTCGCCGCGCTGAGCCTCGGCTACCACGTCGGCGGGAAACGCGCCGCCACGGAGGCGACCAACGAGCGGCTGGCGGTCCTGCTCGCCGGCACGGCCGGCTACGTCGCGGTGCTCATCTTCGCCGGCGACCTCCTGCTCGCGAGCGCGGCGGCGTTCCCGCTCCCGGCGCGCTACGCGTCGCTGCCCGCCATCGTCCTCCTGTTCGGCCCGCCGACGTACCTGCTCGGGTTCATCAGCCCGTACGGGGCCGAACTGACGCGGGCGGACGGGATCGGCGCGGCCTCCGGCCACGTGTACGCCGTCGGCACCGTGGGGAGCCTCGTCGGCGCGTTCGGGACGACGTACTTCCTGATCCCGTCGCTGTCGGTCGACCTGATCGGCCTCGCCTTCGGCGCCTCCCTCGTCGTGACCGCGGCGTGGCTGCTCTTTCCCTCGCCGGAGCGCCGGCCGGCGGCCGCCGTCGCCGTCGTGACGCTGCTGCTGGTCGCCGCCGTGCTGGCCCCGGCGGTCGGCTACTCCGTCCGCGGCGAGGTGGTGTACCAGACCCAGACGCCGTACCAGGAGCTAGAGGTCATCGACAGCGGCGACACGCGGACGCTGTACCTCGACGGCCAGCGCCACAGCGCGATGGACAAGGACGCCCCGACCCGCCACGTGTTCGAGTACACGCGGTACTTCCACGTCCCCATGCTCGTCGCCGACGACGTGGACCGGGTGCTGTTCGTCGGCGGCGGCGGTTTCACCGGCCCGAAGCGGTTCGTCGAGGAGTACAACGCGACCGTCGACGTGGCCGAGATAGACCCTGAGGTGATAGACGTCGCCCGCGAGTACTTCCGCGTCCCCGAGACCGACCAGCTGAACGTGTACAACGAGGGCGGCCGCCAGTACCTGCAGGAGACCGAGAAGACGTACGACCTGATCGTCCTCGACGCGTACAAGCGGGACAAGGTGCCGTTCCAGCTGACCACGGTCGAGTTCATGCAACTGGCGAACGACCGCCTCGACGAGGACGGCGTCCTGCTGGCCAACGTCATCTCCGCCCGGAACGGGCCGGCCTCGAAGTTCTACCGCGCGGAGTACAAGACGATGGAGCGGGCGTTCCCGCAGGTGTACGCCTTCCCGACGGCGGGCGCGGCGTCCGTCCAGAACATCGAGCTGATGGCGACCAAACGCGACGGGCAACTCACCGAGGCGGAGCTACGGGAACGCAACGAGGAGCGCGACGTGGGGCTCGACCTGTCCGACGAGATAGCGAACTTCGAGCGGTCGGCCGAGACGGACGGCGTGCCCGTCCTCCGGGACGACCGCGCGCCGGTCGACAGCCTGCTCGAACCGATGGCCGGCCAGCGCTACGTCGTCGAGGAGACCGGGGACGGCGACGACAACGAGTCCGAGGCGCTCGCGCCGCCGCCGCTCCGGGCCGACGCCGCCCGCGGGCCGGCGGTCGCGGGCTGA
- a CDS encoding helix-turn-helix domain-containing protein, which produces MATIASFTVPADAFPLGSLFEDLPAATMELDRIVPTTDTVIPYVWVRNAAVDDVAAAIGAHPDLAGMELVDTTPDVSLYRVAWDSDARGLVTCIADSDASLLRATGTAAEWTFELRGDDADAVADFRRRCVACGVDVTLTRLHTLSENELGGRYGLTPAQREALLLAFEEGYYDDPRATTLQELADRFGISRTAVSARLKRGYRNLIGSTLVPAADGE; this is translated from the coding sequence ATGGCCACGATAGCGTCGTTTACCGTTCCGGCGGACGCCTTCCCGCTGGGGAGCCTGTTCGAGGACCTCCCGGCGGCGACGATGGAACTGGACCGCATCGTCCCGACGACGGACACGGTGATCCCGTACGTCTGGGTCCGGAACGCCGCGGTCGACGACGTCGCCGCGGCCATCGGGGCACACCCCGACCTGGCCGGGATGGAACTGGTCGACACGACGCCGGACGTGTCGCTGTACCGGGTGGCGTGGGACAGCGACGCACGCGGCCTCGTCACCTGCATCGCCGACAGTGACGCGTCGCTGCTGCGCGCGACCGGGACGGCCGCGGAGTGGACCTTCGAACTCCGCGGCGACGACGCCGACGCGGTCGCGGACTTCCGGCGGCGCTGTGTGGCCTGCGGCGTCGACGTCACGCTCACGCGCCTGCACACGCTCTCGGAGAACGAACTGGGCGGCCGGTACGGCCTGACGCCGGCACAGCGGGAGGCGCTGTTGCTCGCCTTCGAGGAGGGGTACTACGACGACCCCCGGGCGACGACCCTGCAGGAACTGGCCGACCGCTTCGGCATCTCCCGGACGGCGGTGTCGGCGCGGCTGAAACGCGGCTACCGCAACCTCATCGGCAGCACGCTCGTCCCGGCGGCCGACGGCGAGTAG
- a CDS encoding HalOD1 output domain-containing protein — MSSRNTSPFDALPFDYEMEPAERFSEAVVSAVTAVSGYEPVALPDGDGRVLPPLYDFVDPDALDTLLGRTPDDGPGADRLRFDYDEFEVTVEAAGTVRVRTR, encoded by the coding sequence ATGTCTTCCCGAAACACCTCCCCGTTCGACGCGCTTCCGTTCGACTACGAGATGGAGCCGGCCGAACGGTTCAGCGAGGCCGTCGTCAGCGCCGTGACCGCGGTTTCGGGCTACGAGCCGGTCGCCCTGCCGGACGGCGACGGCCGCGTCCTCCCGCCGCTGTACGACTTCGTCGACCCGGACGCCCTCGACACGCTGCTCGGGCGGACGCCGGACGACGGCCCCGGGGCGGACCGCCTGCGGTTCGACTACGACGAGTTCGAGGTGACCGTCGAGGCGGCCGGGACGGTCCGGGTCCGGACGCGCTGA